From a single Streptomyces liliifuscus genomic region:
- a CDS encoding dienelactone hydrolase family protein: MSETPRSTGAPAHQNVTFPSGGTTAHGYLALPPSGQGPGVIVIQEWWGLTDHIADVTERLAKEGFVALAPDLYGGNVAHDSAEAYRMMQDLPVERGVELLSGAVDHLLAMPEVTSETVGSVGFCMGGGFVLYQAATDPRVHAAVPFYGVIQGETPDFSGLKAQILGHYGERDSAIPVDSLAPLRDTIREQSGITPDFRVYPADHAFFNDGRPEVHEPESSALAWRSTVDFLHAQLD, translated from the coding sequence ATGTCCGAGACGCCCAGGTCGACCGGGGCCCCCGCCCATCAGAACGTCACGTTCCCGAGCGGCGGCACCACCGCGCACGGCTATCTCGCACTGCCGCCCTCCGGACAGGGGCCCGGCGTCATTGTGATCCAGGAATGGTGGGGCCTCACCGACCACATCGCGGACGTCACCGAGCGCCTGGCGAAGGAGGGCTTCGTGGCGCTCGCTCCCGACCTGTACGGCGGCAATGTCGCCCACGACAGCGCCGAGGCGTACCGCATGATGCAGGACCTGCCCGTGGAGCGCGGCGTCGAGCTGCTCTCCGGAGCCGTCGACCATCTGCTCGCGATGCCCGAGGTCACCTCCGAGACCGTCGGCTCGGTCGGCTTCTGCATGGGCGGCGGTTTCGTCCTCTACCAGGCCGCCACCGACCCGCGCGTGCACGCCGCCGTCCCCTTCTACGGCGTCATCCAGGGTGAGACCCCCGACTTCTCCGGCCTCAAGGCGCAGATCCTCGGCCACTACGGCGAACGCGACTCGGCCATTCCCGTCGACTCCCTCGCCCCGCTCCGCGACACCATCCGCGAGCAGTCCGGCATCACCCCGGACTTCCGCGTCTACCCCGCCGACCACGCCTTCTTCAACGACGGCCGCCCCGAGGTCCACGAGCCCGAGTCGTCGGCCCTGGCCTGGCGCAGCACGGTGGACTTCCTGCACGCGCAACTGGACTGA